The following is a genomic window from Anopheles aquasalis chromosome 3, idAnoAquaMG_Q_19, whole genome shotgun sequence.
tcATGTGGTTCATCATTTACTGCTGCTACGCGTTGGCGTTCTGGTATGGTATCAGCTTGATCCTGGAGGACCGTGGAAAGGATGTGAAGGACTACACGCCGGCCGTGCTGATCATCGTGCTATTTGGTGTGCTGGCCGGTGCGCAAAATCTCGGTCTTTCCTCGCCCCATCTGGAAGCGTTCTCGACAGCGAAAGGATCGGCCGCTACGATCTTCTCGGTGATTGACCGTGTGCCGGTGATCGATTCGCTCGGTGATGCCGGTCTACGGCCCGGGAAGGTCCTGGGTAACATCAAGTTTTCCAACGTGTACTTCCGCTATCCAGCCCGTAATGATGTGCAGGTGTTGCAGGGGTTGAATCTGGAGATCGAAACGGGACAAACGGTGGCCCTCGTCGGTCCGTCCGGTTGCGGTAAATCGACCTGCCTTCAGCTGATCCAACGGTTGTACGATCCGTTAAGTGTAAGTATCTGGCAGGAGTTTGATCGATCATCACAGCTAGGTCCTAATCCGGCACGATTTTCTATTCAGGGCAACGTTACAATCGATGGAACAAATGTGAGCGAGTTGAACATCGGCTGGCTGCGTTCGATGATAGGCGTTGTGGGACAGGAACCGGTCCTGTTCGCGACCACCATCTCCGAAAACATTCGCTACGGTAATCCAGAGGCCAGCCAGGGTGAGATCGAGCGTGCCGCGAAGATCGCCAACTGTCACAGCTTCATCATGAAGCTTCCGAACGGTTACAGTACGATGATCGGTGAGCGCGGTGCACAACTATCCGGTGGGCAGAAACAACGGATCGCCATCGCCCGCGCGCTGGTGCGGAACCCGAAGATATTGCTACTGGATGAGGCCACCTCGGCTCTCGATCCCAGCTCGGAGCGACGCGTCCAGGATGCGCTGGAGCGTGCCAGCAAGGGCCGTACCACGCTGGTGGTATCGCACCGGCTTTCAACCATTACTAACGCAGACAAGATCGTCTACATTGACAAGGGTGTTGTGATGGAGCAAGGAACACATGAACAGCTTATGGCCAGCGGGGGACTGTACTACGATTTGGTCATTGCTAGCGGATCTCAGAAGAGTGCCGATGCTGACGATGGGGACGTGACGCTTGCCAAGAGCAACTCCTCGATGCGCCAGAATTCGGTTGAGGAGGCGGACTCGTCGGATGATGAGTCGGAAAGTGGCAAATCGGACGCAAAGAATGAggaagagcaggaggaggtgtaTCCGGTGTCACTGATGCGCCTGCTGAAACTCAACTCGCCCGAGTGGCCCTACATTCTTTTCGGATGTTCAGCGGCTATCGTTGTGGGCGCTTCGTTCCCTGCCTTTGCCGTGCTGTTTGGTGAAATGTATGGTGTAAGTAGATTCGATCGCGACTATTCGATCCTCCAGTATGCTCATTCACTCTCCTCACCCTTACAGATACTCTCCGTTGCCGATCCCGAGTACGTGAAGGAAGAGTCAAACTTCTATTCGttgttgttcctgctgctgggacTGATCACCGGGCTGGGCACGTTCTTCCAGACGTATCTCTTCAACATTGCTGGCGTCCGGTTGACGTCTCGCCTGCGCCAAAAGTCCTTCAAAGCGATCATCAGTCAGGAGATGGCCTGGTTCGACGAAAGCCGTAATGCTGTCGGTGCTCTTTGCGCCCGGCTTTCCGGTGACTGTGCCAGTGTACAAGGTGCCACTGGTACGCGGATCGGTTCGCTTCTGCAGGCCGCCTCAACCATCTGCATCGGTGTTGGCATATCGTTCTTCTACTCCTGGAACCTAACGCTGGTGTCGATCGTAGCCATCCCCGTCACGTTGGCATCCATAACGCTCGAATCGCGCTACATGGAGTCGAGCGGCctgaaggaaaaacaatcccAGGAAGGTGCTACGCGGCTTGCCGTCGAAGCCATCTCGAACATTCGCACCGTGGCCAGTCTGGGGCAGGAACGGCACGTGCTGGATCGTTACAGCAAGGAAACGGTGAAGATTGACGAGGCGTGTCGCAAGAAGACTCGGCTGCGTGGTACGGTGTTTGCCTTGGGTCAAGTGATGCCATTCGCCGGATACGGGTTGGCTCTATTCTACGGTGGCAAGCTGGTATCGGAGAAGGAGTTGGAGTACAAGGATGTCATTAAGTAAGTTGGCAGCGCTTTTCAGACGCAAGCGCGAATGCTAATAACCAgtggtttggatttttttttacttccagAGTCTCGGAAGCACTCATCTTCGGTGCGTGGATGTTGGGACAAGCGCTGGCCTACGCACCGAACGTTAATTCGGCCATTCTGTCGGCTGGTCGGCTTATGAAGCTCCTTGACCGTACGCCAAGAATGCACAATCCGTCTACATCCTACCATCCACTGTCGCAACGCACCGAAGGAGACATCAAGTTCACGGACGTCGAGTTCCGCTACCCAACGCGCCCCACCGTACCGGTGCTGCAAGGATTGAATCTCGACATTGGCAAGGGACAAACGGTGGCCCTGGTAGGACCGTCCGGGTGTGGTAAATCGACCTGCATACAGATGCTGCTCCGGTACTACGATCCAGACAGTGGCAAAGTGGTAAGTTCGGATGACGATGCTTGAATCGTAGCactatttttttcttatctgTTCCGTTCTTTTACTCTCTCCAGGACATTGACGGCATCACCTCGACGGACTACTCGCTGAACCGCATTCGCTCGCAGATGGGCCTGGTATCGCAGGAACCGGTACTGTTCGATCGTACGATAGCGGAAAACATTGCCTATGGTGACAATACGAGAGAAATACCGATGCCCGAGGTGCTCGAGGCGGCCAAGATGGCCAACATTCACGAGTTCATCATCAATCTGCCGAAGGGCTACGACACGAGTCTCGGTACGAAAGGTGCCCAGCTGTCCGGTGGTCAGAAGCAACGCATTGCCATCGCACGCGCGCTGGTACGTAATCCACGGGTGCTGCTACTCGATGAGGCGACATCCGCACTCGACAACCAGAGTGAGAAGATTGTCCAGAACGCGCTGGATCATGCACGAACCGGCCGAACCTGTATCATCATTGCACACCGGCTTACCACCATACAGAACGCGGACCTGATATGCGTCATCCAGAACGGTGTGGTAGTGGAATCCGGCACTCATGACGAACTGTTGTCGGCCAATCGCATCTACGCCAAGCTATACCAGATGCAGCAGGTGTCATAAGGAGAGAACAGTTGGGGGGATTCCTGGATGCTGGAGTTTCCAATATCTGTTCGTACGTTCCTAGCCGCAAGTCTCTCGCTCGCCTCGAATACGCCTCGTGCTGCCCTCGTTCATATGTTGCTAGCGGCGGCCATCAGAAGGAGGACAGCGTACAGTAGGAGCAGAGAGCAAAAGCAGAACCCAGCTACCGAGCAACAAGAGTCAAAGACTTAACGAAATGTGCCGTATCCGGTGGTTGATGGTGTGTATTGAGTATAGTACAACCGCGAGTGCGTGCAGCTTTCGAACTCGCGCCTCCATACGAGCCTTCCTGTGCTGCCTTTGTTTAGCTTCTTTTCGGCCAATATGATATGAGTAGTGCAACGATTCGGTTGCCGCTTCGGTTTGTCGGTGAGTCTCGGTTTGCTTTCGATGTCGAACAAGCCGTGAAGCCGCACGCAACGTGATATACTAAGCGCCTCCATTTAGAACATAATTCCTCTAGTGTTAATATTGATGCCGAAGTTACCGACCGGTGCCTAGCCGAACACGCGGCATTCTCCAGCGTATCGCGGCCCATGCTTAGCATAGGGGCGTCTTGGTTCAACTATTGGCCTCTGTAGCGTGTAGATATAGATATAGGTTGTTGATAAGATAactttggcagatttttttttatggcatcTCTGCGACGCACCAAATCAGAACAATCCAAAATCATGCAGCAAGCAGATGACAAACTGTGTACACCACAAGCAGTGATAAAGCGATGCAGAATGCACAATAGCCGACAGTATGACCGTTCCCATTTCCGACCGTCAATCGCAAGGGTGGTGGGACAAACAATTGCAAATATTTATCTCAGCGACTGCGCTCAGCAGCGTAATTGATAAGGATGAGATGGTGCGTATGGGCGGTTACTAAGGGGAGAAGACGTACACCGCTAACGTGGCTCTCGTTTGCTACATTGGTGCACTAAAATCACCACAGCCCAACGATCACTccattgtctctctctccatctctctatTTTGCTCTATCTCTTTGTCGGACACAATACTACACCTGTTACCACCTTCTagtatgaataaattaaattatttgcaACTGTAGCTCGTACCATTTCAGATCGGTAGCGGATAGtgaacacaaaacaccacgTTTTGCTCGCGATTTTAAGTGATTTTCCTATGGAAGTTTGACCAACAACTATAACTTAACTGATTACATGATCGAAAGAACAAATAACTTAAAAATGATTCTCAGCTCCATCTCGAAGGTGTTGAAAAGGATAGTTAACCGTTTATTGGCAGTATGTTTCAAGCAGCAGAGAACAACAAAAGGCAATTAGAATCTGGTAATATATTTCATGGAAAACAGCTTACTCAATATACAAGGgttacattttcttctttctcttcctctcgctaaGAGAATGTCGTCAGTGAAGCACAAACTGATCGATCGTATTGCCGGTGAGGGAAAGGATCTTCTCCACCGTCAAGGATGTTCCTGAAAAGAAATCACGCAGAAGATGATAGTTAAAAAGGACCTGCAACGGATTACACTGTCACTCACCTAAATCGAGCCACTCGCGCGGCAAACCAGCATCCCGACGGGCAGCCCAAAGCGCGTATCGCAGTGCAAAGGCCACCGTCACTCCCAAATTGTATGCCGGCTCTCCCGTTGCCTTCGATCGCAGCACACCGGCCGCATTGGAGCTTTTCTGCAACAAACGCACACGGAAATCGATCGGAATATCGCGTGCCGTTGGTGGCTTGTAGTTCCAGGTGCGATAATTAAGCAACTCTCCGGTACCGCGATCGTACTGCAGCTCCTCCATCAGATGCAACCCCAGCGCCATCATGAAGGCTCCCTCAATCTGGCCAATGTCCAGCAGCGGATTCATGCTTTCACCCGTATCCTCCAGAATGTCGACGCGAGGCAACTGCACCTGACCGGTCAACagatcgagctcgatctcgACACAGCACAGGGCCCACACGGTGTACGGCTGAATGTCCGTTCGGCGCACAAAATAGGATGCTGTCAGATCGATGCCACGCTGATAGCACGTCTGCACCGTCGCTTCCCACGAGGCAGTCCGGTTCTCGTCCCGTACGGGTCGGAtgcgctccagcagcatctcgcAGGCGCGCTTCACCGAGTAAGTCACAAGATCTGTTCCGATGCTGCCCCCGGTAATAAATGAATTTGGCGAAGTAAGGGTTGCGTGCGGCTTTATAGAAATTTTGGTCGTCGAGATGCCAAGGAGATGGGCCGCCACCTGGACTATCTTCGTGTTCACTCCCTGACCCATCTCCGTACAGCCGTGCGTGATAGCGACACTACCATCGACGTGATAGATTGACACCCATGCATTCATGCCTCCAAAGTACACAATTGGGTGTGCCATCGGAACAATCGCGATTCCCCGCTTCTTCCAGCGATTCGTCTCATTGCAGCGATCGATTGCCGCTTTGCGGACCAGGAAATCGACATCGCGTTGAAAGGCCGGCAGCAGGCTGGCCATTCTACTCGATGGATCCATGTTCGCCAGACGGACGGCCAGTGGATCGAGTCCAGCAGTGAAAGCCACGTGTTCCATGATTGTCTCGATCGTAGCGATCGATTCAGCTGTTCCTGGTGAACGAAGCCAAGTATTGCTCGCTGCGTCGGTGATAGCACCGTTCAGTTGCTGTCGCCAGGAGTCCGTGCCGTTGTAACAGTTCTTGAACGCCTCCCGGAACAGCATTGCCATCGTTTCGTAGTTCGAGCAACCAAAATCTTGCGTGTACGCATTCTGCAGCTTAACGATCCGTCCCGATTTGGCATCAAAGTGGACACTGTACTCACAGTGCGCTCCGATCCGCTTCCCGATCGCCTTCATGATCGTCTCGAATGGTACGATCAGCCGGACGGGGCGCTTCGTTTTGTGAGTGGCTAAGGCGGCAGCACAAGCAACCATCGCGGCACGGCTCAACTTACCACCGTACGATCCACCAACTGGACGAACGATCACGTTCACGGCACTCTGCGGTATCACCAGTGCCTTCGACACGGCTAGTTGCACCAGATGGCTCGATTGGGTCGCACTGTACACGTCCAGCCCATCCTCGGTCGGTATGCAGAGACAGGCCTGAGGTTCGGTGGTAAAGTGAGCCTGACTTCCGAATACGTACGTTCCCCGGAGATGCCGTACCCCGGGGCGATCGACCGCGGCCCGATGATAGTTGCGCCCGATGACGTCTGGTGCAACGGTTTCAATCCGTTCCGTCGCACCAACGGCCATTACATCGGCCACCGTCGGTAGGATCGGACCGTCCGTTGGTCCGTAGCTGATTGCCACCAATTTGGCCGCTTCCTGGGCCCGCGAGAAGGTGTTGGCCACTACAACACCGATCGGTTGACCGTGGTAGAGCACACGGCCTTCACAAAAGATTGGCTCCGGCACATTGTTGAAGGGGAAGGCCGAATTGATGTTGCCCTTGAGCCCTCCGAAGTCGTTCAAGCCGGGCAGATCGGCAAAGGAATAGAAGCCAATCACTCCTGCCAGTGCAAGAGCTGGACTGGCGTCGATGGCGGTGATGCTACAGCGAGCCTTGGTCGCTAGGACGAAGGCGGCCGCCAGTTCATCCGGCCGTGGTGGCAGATCGTCCAGATAAATCGCCTCACCGGCCGTCTGGTGGAATGCTTCCAGCTTCGGCAGTGCTTGCGTCAGTGGCCAGTTGGAGGGATAGGTGTCGAACGATTGGATGCCGTGCGAGAGAGGTCTGAGCAGCGGGCTGCCACCGGTTCGCACCAGTGGATTTGCCACGCGACGATCACGTGGTGAAA
Proteins encoded in this region:
- the LOC126575022 gene encoding xanthine dehydrogenase/oxidase-like, producing MQQAKFTINGKAYQCSAVSSEQLPVDTSLNTFIRTRAHLTGTKWMCLEGGCGVCIVHIEGTHPVTRERTAFSVNSCLFSVFSCHGMDVRTVEGIGSKMAGYHPVQERLAQMNGTQCGFCSPAMVMSMYSLLEAKQGMVTMAEVEQALAGNICRCTGYRPILDAFKTFAVDTPSRVPRSSAIGGECGTDIEELPRSCKVPCASGSEAPCSARTCFDQSLSVRCPDNRQWYRVRTVDEVFEIVAPLEADSFMLVAGNTGHGVYRRSPTLRVFVDIRQVEELHNYWIGSSLIIGANVPLTEFIEILREAARKDRRFSYCKEVAQHVEEVAHPAVRNVGTIAGNLVLKYRHPEFPSDLFVLFEALGVEMTIVGAKGSIHKLLPERFLRFDLRKRIILNITLPALDPEVFVFRSYKVTPRAQNSKAYVNAGFLMRLCPRKVNVESARLCFGGIDAGFCHATTTEEFVKGKNLFNNIDLQEALATLNGELPFNEQLRLPSSSYRRQVAVGLLYRFVLQISPRDRRVANPLVRTGGSPLLRPLSHGIQSFDTYPSNWPLTQALPKLEAFHQTAGEAIYLDDLPPRPDELAAAFVLATKARCSITAIDASPALALAGVIGFYSFADLPGLNDFGGLKGNINSAFPFNNVPEPIFCEGRVLYHGQPIGVVVANTFSRAQEAAKLVAISYGPTDGPILPTVADVMAVGATERIETVAPDVIGRNYHRAAVDRPGVRHLRGTYVFGSQAHFTTEPQACLCIPTEDGLDVYSATQSSHLVQLAVSKALVIPQSAVNVIVRPVGGSYGGKLSRAAMVACAAALATHKTKRPVRLIVPFETIMKAIGKRIGAHCEYSVHFDAKSGRIVKLQNAYTQDFGCSNYETMAMLFREAFKNCYNGTDSWRQQLNGAITDAASNTWLRSPGTAESIATIETIMEHVAFTAGLDPLAVRLANMDPSSRMASLLPAFQRDVDFLVRKAAIDRCNETNRWKKRGIAIVPMAHPIVYFGGMNAWVSIYHVDGSVAITHGCTEMGQGVNTKIVQVAAHLLGISTTKISIKPHATLTSPNSFITGGSIGTDLVTYSVKRACEMLLERIRPVRDENRTASWEATVQTCYQRGIDLTASYFVRRTDIQPYTVWALCCVEIELDLLTGQVQLPRVDILEDTGESMNPLLDIGQIEGAFMMALGLHLMEELQYDRGTGELLNYRTWNYKPPTARDIPIDFRVRLLQKSSNAAGVLRSKATGEPAYNLGVTVAFALRYALWAARRDAGLPREWLDLGTSLTVEKILSLTGNTIDQFVLH
- the LOC126579283 gene encoding multidrug resistance protein homolog 49 yields the protein MTLKDYSQGNGVLQTTNLKNGAQSTDNMSVVSHKSTKDILDVKFTKTQAKDKDDSQAVSYFKLFRFATCGEICATLIGILLASMASLGLPYGVILYGEFTTLLVDRTIGIGKSTDTAILSIFGGGRVLINATEEENSAAIMEDAKAFGLGVVAVTICQFIFATFSVDCINRSAQRQISRIRHLFLQAVLRQDMTWYDLNSDDSFAVRITDDLDKLKEGIGEKLSIFTYLVMSFVISVIFSFFYGWKLTLVILSCAPIIILATAFVAKMQSTLTEKELKAYSSAGAVAEEVLGSIRTVVAFGGERKELDRYRERLTSAEYNGRRKGLFSGIGGGIMWFIIYCCYALAFWYGISLILEDRGKDVKDYTPAVLIIVLFGVLAGAQNLGLSSPHLEAFSTAKGSAATIFSVIDRVPVIDSLGDAGLRPGKVLGNIKFSNVYFRYPARNDVQVLQGLNLEIETGQTVALVGPSGCGKSTCLQLIQRLYDPLSGNVTIDGTNVSELNIGWLRSMIGVVGQEPVLFATTISENIRYGNPEASQGEIERAAKIANCHSFIMKLPNGYSTMIGERGAQLSGGQKQRIAIARALVRNPKILLLDEATSALDPSSERRVQDALERASKGRTTLVVSHRLSTITNADKIVYIDKGVVMEQGTHEQLMASGGLYYDLVIASGSQKSADADDGDVTLAKSNSSMRQNSVEEADSSDDESESGKSDAKNEEEQEEVYPVSLMRLLKLNSPEWPYILFGCSAAIVVGASFPAFAVLFGEMYGILSVADPEYVKEESNFYSLLFLLLGLITGLGTFFQTYLFNIAGVRLTSRLRQKSFKAIISQEMAWFDESRNAVGALCARLSGDCASVQGATGTRIGSLLQAASTICIGVGISFFYSWNLTLVSIVAIPVTLASITLESRYMESSGLKEKQSQEGATRLAVEAISNIRTVASLGQERHVLDRYSKETVKIDEACRKKTRLRGTVFALGQVMPFAGYGLALFYGGKLVSEKELEYKDVIKVSEALIFGAWMLGQALAYAPNVNSAILSAGRLMKLLDRTPRMHNPSTSYHPLSQRTEGDIKFTDVEFRYPTRPTVPVLQGLNLDIGKGQTVALVGPSGCGKSTCIQMLLRYYDPDSGKVDIDGITSTDYSLNRIRSQMGLVSQEPVLFDRTIAENIAYGDNTREIPMPEVLEAAKMANIHEFIINLPKGYDTSLGTKGAQLSGGQKQRIAIARALVRNPRVLLLDEATSALDNQSEKIVQNALDHARTGRTCIIIAHRLTTIQNADLICVIQNGVVVESGTHDELLSANRIYAKLYQMQQVS